Proteins from one Chitinophaga oryzae genomic window:
- a CDS encoding Crp/Fnr family transcriptional regulator has product MHAFNPVTTVDELLKAQIDDGNVISIKKKRIIYAEGKTAASIFYILKGKVKTSKWNEEGKELITGLYHEGDFIGFNALLDGGRYRETAEVIEDAELVIISRTDLELHFEYNSGFLRKFLDILAGNIAEKQEQMLRMAYSPLRKKVAEALLITCKKYNPSNQGEFSMNISRCNLAALAGVAKESLIRTLSDLRDENIISIRDGKIIITDIRKLEHLIYCSDGKPGI; this is encoded by the coding sequence ATGCATGCTTTTAACCCTGTTACTACTGTGGACGAGCTGCTGAAAGCGCAGATCGACGACGGCAACGTAATCAGCATTAAAAAGAAACGTATCATTTATGCAGAAGGGAAAACCGCAGCCTCCATTTTTTATATCCTTAAAGGCAAAGTGAAAACCAGTAAATGGAATGAAGAGGGAAAAGAACTCATCACCGGCCTGTATCACGAAGGCGATTTTATCGGGTTCAACGCCCTGCTGGATGGCGGCAGGTACCGTGAAACAGCCGAGGTGATTGAAGATGCTGAACTCGTTATTATTTCCCGCACCGACCTGGAGCTCCATTTCGAATACAACAGCGGCTTTCTGCGCAAATTCCTGGACATTCTCGCCGGCAACATCGCCGAAAAACAGGAACAGATGCTCCGGATGGCCTATAGCCCTCTCCGCAAGAAGGTAGCAGAAGCGCTGCTGATCACCTGCAAAAAATACAATCCGTCCAACCAGGGTGAGTTCAGTATGAACATCAGCCGCTGTAATCTGGCCGCACTGGCCGGCGTGGCCAAAGAATCCCTGATCAGGACACTCAGCGACCTGCGTGATGAAAATATCATCAGTATCAGGGATGGGAAAATTATTATCACCGATATCAGAAAACTGGAACACCTGATTTATTGCTCAGACGGAAAACCAGGTATCTAA
- a CDS encoding COG1470 family protein → MKTMLCILWHLCCNAYSPFVFGQGTAGFVVTLKDSLAAGKDSRFLYNHIRITNKYHQAQSFQLSVTVPEGWRLMSPAKSLSKVLEPDQSEVVPVVLMRQQNAPASWRPVQLQIDAKAYRFFVKAEPICEFSVTPITSVIQLRGQEKDFKVTLRVRNTGTVPGAYLANIRNRNLDINSTEKFWLKPGKDTVYSFSCRLKDKALSMLKTEKLQINVEDTAGVGYMHYATLERVQHERREKESPYITFPLWLETGVMIWGKQVSYYGGMHGEIPIGDNRLSFFYRTKQYGLGNNLEQNVLGFNYRTKKWDLCIGHMSDIKYFFSYGNGGKFTYRPKANMEFSISATKHSNVLTSFTNDNIMMTARYPVGKMVMLQGIAGDVDRLQRRQSYLFNNELQLFNTPRLLLSVSAGAGMDFFAAKVPGFPDKPGAALGYNFAWHAKRIDFSSLAQYYSDYFPGLNKGLMYHFHDFSWKFGNNALGAFYQYNRSGVNTLRDTVYSSDAFKFNIDKYGLKYSHGFRNGSFSLSGGLLRQSIALGSTMPDYIFGEMYVRQQAGKKFSFYLNSISGYNGSYGTDKKAVFLTNTNMSLAYRFIGLKGNYMQQPVFDQTSGKNFLRYIQTMLAGPYMAFTLWKKVRTNVYYNFSRSLYDGRVYHQVGGNVMYNNSRNGLDFSASAMVPLESGSLTPNGLSEKYVSISMTKKFNVPLFFRKKYFTLNLLPFFDVNANGTKEAGEQLIPDLQININSIPFISDERGAISYRNVTPGNYKLDFGSANNVRGVVPASGLSQTVPVNKDRTVFIPFKRSRVITGRIVISSDSLARSNFPRSNIKVIATDSTGMLYSTLTDDMGSYFLNVPAGKYAVSLNPEAFNDKIKPRVMSCSVDVGLRLEGTADFEIVDRSRVVRMFKTRK, encoded by the coding sequence ATGAAAACCATGTTGTGCATTTTATGGCATCTCTGTTGTAATGCTTACAGCCCGTTTGTTTTCGGGCAGGGAACTGCCGGTTTTGTTGTAACGCTGAAGGATTCGTTGGCTGCCGGTAAAGATAGCCGCTTCCTGTATAATCATATCCGGATTACCAATAAGTACCATCAGGCACAGTCCTTTCAGTTGTCGGTGACGGTCCCGGAAGGCTGGCGGTTGATGTCTCCTGCAAAATCGTTATCCAAAGTGCTGGAGCCGGATCAATCGGAGGTAGTGCCTGTAGTGCTGATGCGACAGCAGAATGCGCCGGCGTCCTGGAGGCCGGTACAGCTGCAGATAGACGCAAAGGCTTACCGTTTTTTCGTGAAAGCGGAACCCATCTGTGAATTTTCTGTTACCCCTATCACCAGTGTTATCCAGTTGAGAGGCCAGGAGAAAGACTTTAAGGTCACGCTCCGGGTGAGGAACACCGGTACCGTTCCCGGAGCTTACCTGGCCAATATAAGGAACCGAAATCTTGATATCAACAGTACCGAAAAATTTTGGTTAAAGCCCGGTAAAGACACCGTATACTCTTTTTCCTGCCGTTTGAAGGACAAGGCGCTGAGCATGCTGAAAACGGAGAAGTTGCAGATCAATGTAGAAGATACGGCCGGCGTGGGATATATGCACTACGCTACCCTGGAGAGAGTGCAGCATGAAAGAAGGGAAAAAGAGTCCCCCTATATTACCTTTCCGCTCTGGCTTGAGACAGGCGTCATGATATGGGGAAAGCAGGTTAGTTACTATGGTGGTATGCACGGTGAGATCCCCATTGGTGACAACAGGCTTTCCTTCTTTTATCGCACCAAACAATATGGTCTCGGTAACAATCTCGAACAAAACGTGCTCGGGTTCAATTACCGGACAAAAAAATGGGACCTCTGTATCGGACACATGAGCGATATCAAATATTTCTTTTCCTACGGCAACGGCGGCAAATTTACCTATCGGCCCAAGGCCAATATGGAATTCTCCATCAGCGCCACCAAACACAGTAATGTACTGACATCATTTACCAACGACAATATTATGATGACAGCCAGGTACCCGGTCGGAAAGATGGTCATGCTGCAAGGGATTGCCGGGGATGTGGACCGCCTGCAGCGGCGGCAGTCTTATCTCTTCAATAACGAATTACAGTTGTTCAACACCCCCAGGCTGCTGCTGTCTGTCAGTGCCGGCGCCGGTATGGATTTTTTCGCGGCGAAGGTGCCGGGCTTTCCCGACAAACCGGGGGCGGCGCTGGGCTACAACTTTGCGTGGCACGCCAAAAGAATCGATTTCTCCAGCCTGGCACAGTATTACAGTGACTACTTCCCCGGTCTGAACAAAGGACTGATGTATCACTTTCACGATTTCAGCTGGAAATTCGGCAACAACGCACTGGGTGCTTTTTACCAGTACAACCGTTCCGGTGTTAACACCCTCCGGGATACGGTCTACAGCTCTGATGCGTTTAAGTTCAATATCGATAAGTATGGCCTGAAGTACAGCCATGGTTTCAGAAATGGCTCCTTCTCCCTCAGCGGCGGCCTGTTGCGGCAAAGTATAGCGCTGGGCAGCACGATGCCTGACTATATTTTCGGCGAGATGTATGTGAGACAACAAGCAGGCAAAAAATTCAGTTTCTACCTGAATTCCATTAGCGGATATAACGGATCATACGGAACAGACAAAAAAGCGGTTTTCCTGACCAATACAAACATGTCGCTTGCTTACCGTTTCATTGGCCTGAAAGGTAATTACATGCAACAACCCGTGTTTGACCAGACCTCCGGGAAGAATTTTCTGCGGTATATACAAACGATGCTGGCAGGCCCGTATATGGCATTTACATTGTGGAAAAAGGTAAGAACAAATGTCTATTATAATTTCTCCAGGTCGTTGTATGATGGCAGGGTATATCACCAGGTGGGCGGCAATGTGATGTACAATAATTCCCGGAATGGCCTGGACTTCAGCGCATCTGCGATGGTCCCCCTGGAGAGCGGCAGCCTTACGCCCAATGGGCTGAGCGAAAAGTACGTAAGCATATCAATGACTAAAAAGTTTAATGTGCCTTTATTTTTCAGAAAAAAATATTTCACCCTGAACCTTTTACCATTTTTCGATGTTAATGCTAACGGAACCAAGGAAGCCGGAGAACAGCTTATCCCTGATCTGCAGATCAATATCAACAGTATTCCCTTTATCTCAGATGAAAGAGGCGCTATCTCCTATCGCAATGTCACCCCAGGCAATTACAAACTGGATTTCGGTAGCGCTAATAACGTACGAGGCGTAGTACCCGCTTCCGGCTTGTCCCAGACCGTTCCAGTGAACAAAGACCGGACTGTTTTCATCCCTTTTAAGCGAAGCCGGGTGATAACAGGGAGAATCGTGATCAGCTCTGATTCTCTGGCCAGGAGTAATTTCCCTCGCAGCAATATAAAAGTAATCGCAACAGACAGTACAGGCATGCTGTATAGCACCCTGACGGACGATATGGGCAGTTATTTTCTGAACGTGCCCGCCGGTAAGTATGCAGTATCGCTGAACCCGGAGGCGTTCAATGACAAGATAAAACCCAGGGTGATGTCCTGTTCGGTGGACGTAGGGCTTCGCCTGGAAGGCACGGCGGATTTTGAGATTGTTGACAGGAGCAGGGTTGTGAGGATGTTTAAAACACGTAAATAA
- a CDS encoding suppressor of fused domain protein, with the protein MADPVMLIEETNSRNTMYAVVEQDDRVAYFYLYPSELLANKYSPRPCWLRNLKPAPADKDVQAMEEGLAPMLEARYCNHPEGKAPLDPERIRIVWMEEGDGAAVLYDDELMAVIPGWTLYTQERAVGYAADCTGGGDDSLMFPLGTPATNQLHKKVMGAMAFWDDWSDETSQTWSILQQQYLDTYEAQLGPTEKYYAIDGGKWPPIGMARFEKDDVVYFMTLGVSIRPMPWVEMLYNDKAAGFRRMELGIAINKKDFDEKTMMNLAGMVSGLADRPWRQVTWLGEGHTISFNELPAPYESLVLSAALYNGPSFEMPLIYNDPVNLYWASPITKAERLFAHEQPNGGYVLLEKMINNGINHIIQPREEVVAG; encoded by the coding sequence ATGGCAGATCCGGTTATGCTGATAGAAGAAACGAACAGCCGCAATACCATGTATGCGGTGGTGGAACAGGACGACAGAGTAGCCTATTTTTACCTGTATCCTTCAGAGTTGCTGGCAAACAAATATTCCCCGCGCCCCTGCTGGCTGCGCAACCTGAAGCCGGCGCCGGCAGACAAGGATGTGCAGGCGATGGAAGAAGGCCTGGCCCCTATGCTGGAGGCCCGTTATTGTAACCACCCGGAAGGTAAAGCACCATTAGATCCCGAACGGATCCGCATCGTATGGATGGAAGAAGGCGACGGCGCCGCTGTGCTCTACGATGATGAGCTGATGGCCGTTATCCCCGGCTGGACGCTGTACACGCAGGAGCGTGCCGTAGGGTATGCGGCAGACTGCACCGGTGGTGGAGACGACAGCCTGATGTTCCCGCTCGGGACGCCCGCCACCAACCAGCTGCATAAAAAAGTAATGGGCGCCATGGCCTTCTGGGACGACTGGTCCGATGAAACCAGCCAGACATGGAGTATCCTGCAACAGCAATATCTCGATACCTATGAAGCGCAGCTGGGGCCGACAGAAAAATATTACGCCATCGACGGCGGTAAGTGGCCACCCATTGGCATGGCCCGTTTTGAGAAAGATGACGTGGTGTATTTCATGACGCTGGGCGTGAGTATCCGGCCCATGCCATGGGTGGAAATGCTGTATAATGACAAGGCGGCTGGTTTCCGTCGTATGGAACTGGGTATTGCCATCAATAAAAAAGATTTCGACGAAAAGACGATGATGAACCTTGCCGGTATGGTCTCCGGACTGGCCGACAGGCCCTGGAGGCAGGTCACCTGGCTGGGAGAGGGGCATACCATCAGCTTTAATGAACTGCCGGCGCCTTATGAAAGCCTGGTGCTGTCTGCCGCGCTGTACAACGGCCCTTCTTTTGAGATGCCCCTCATTTACAATGACCCTGTTAATTTGTACTGGGCGTCGCCGATCACCAAAGCGGAGCGGCTGTTTGCGCATGAACAACCCAACGGCGGCTATGTGCTGCTGGAAAAAATGATCAACAACGGTATCAATCACATTATTCAACCCCGGGAGGAAGTAGTGGCCGGTTAA
- a CDS encoding NIPSNAP family protein: MKFSTFLLTALLLGCIQLMAKERQLYQIKIYHLKTAAQEARVDSFLQTAYLPAMHRAGISTVGVFKPVTTDTADIRIYVLVPLRNIDQLLQLDKKLAADKAFRESGRPYLDAAWNDVPYSRLESILLQAFPDAPVMTMPALSSPKTERVYELRSYESPTEQYHVSKVKMFNEGGEINIFRQLGFNAVFYGSVLSGSRMPNLMYMTTFNNKADRDAHWKSFSADPGWKKLSAMPEYAHNVSKSEIIFLHPTDYSDI; this comes from the coding sequence ATGAAATTTTCCACGTTCCTGCTGACAGCCCTCCTGCTGGGCTGCATACAGCTGATGGCCAAAGAAAGGCAACTCTATCAGATTAAAATCTATCACCTGAAAACAGCCGCCCAGGAAGCGCGGGTAGATAGTTTTCTGCAAACCGCTTACCTTCCGGCGATGCATCGTGCCGGTATCAGCACGGTGGGTGTCTTTAAGCCGGTAACGACAGACACCGCCGATATACGTATTTATGTACTGGTGCCCCTCCGGAATATCGACCAGTTATTACAACTCGATAAGAAGCTGGCTGCAGACAAAGCTTTCCGCGAATCAGGCCGGCCTTACCTGGACGCTGCCTGGAACGATGTTCCCTACAGCCGGCTGGAATCCATACTGCTACAGGCATTCCCCGACGCGCCGGTAATGACGATGCCGGCATTGTCATCTCCCAAAACCGAACGGGTATACGAATTGCGCAGCTATGAAAGTCCTACCGAACAATATCATGTCAGCAAAGTGAAGATGTTTAACGAAGGCGGAGAAATCAATATTTTCCGGCAGCTGGGCTTCAACGCGGTATTCTATGGCTCCGTGCTCTCCGGCAGCCGTATGCCCAACCTGATGTATATGACCACGTTCAACAATAAGGCCGATCGCGACGCACACTGGAAATCCTTTTCCGCAGACCCCGGCTGGAAGAAACTGTCAGCCATGCCGGAGTACGCACACAACGTGTCAAAATCTGAAATCATCTTTTTGCATCCAACAGATTATTCCGACATATAA
- the yiaA gene encoding inner membrane protein YiaA → MKQKPSMAFIATSWVGLLAGVVGYLIGLWNATMQLNEKGYYFTILMYALFAAVSVQKCVRDRLENIPVTDMYYGISWVSMLIAIVLLIIGLWNATLLPSEKGFYAFAFLLSIFGAIAVQKNTRDSQAANKEAIRTNE, encoded by the coding sequence ATGAAACAAAAACCATCAATGGCATTTATCGCCACATCCTGGGTAGGACTGCTCGCCGGGGTTGTGGGATACCTTATCGGACTGTGGAACGCTACGATGCAACTGAACGAAAAAGGCTATTATTTCACCATACTGATGTATGCGTTGTTTGCGGCGGTATCCGTACAGAAATGCGTACGCGACAGGCTGGAGAATATTCCCGTAACGGACATGTACTACGGCATCAGCTGGGTATCTATGCTGATCGCCATCGTGCTGCTGATCATCGGTTTATGGAACGCCACGCTCCTGCCCAGCGAAAAAGGGTTCTATGCGTTCGCTTTCCTGCTGAGCATTTTCGGCGCCATCGCTGTGCAGAAAAATACCCGCGACAGCCAGGCTGCTAATAAAGAAGCTATCAGGACCAACGAGTAG
- a CDS encoding outer membrane protein assembly factor BamB family protein: MKKILFAFLSCCSLHTAMAQSFSGAVFLDGNANGKQDAAETGLPGVRVSDGLSVTITDKAGRFRLPGHARARFVFITTPAGYRTTKEFYIPADSSRTAYEFGLLASGKAAGDKAKFVRLADTETTQFNNWMTEAKEYARNENADFMIHTGDICYEKGMAFHAQHVNTRTMGLPVYYCIGNHDLVKGPYGEALYESLFGPVFYSFEAGPAHFIVTPMRYGDYQPSYTAEDVVKWLKNDLAHADPAKPVIVFNHDLLTYDTLFAVRAGNDSINLNEHNLKAWIYGHWHINFARTHGNTGIRSLCAAPPPDGGIDNSASNFDVVDIDKNGISLVQRRYTYVENQLTLVSPAANGTAFDQDKMVVSVNAYHTASPVKAVRFRMFDKKGNLLKELPLQQRTDWNWGAAAAVPAAGKNDVYTATVEATLGTGRILFTRDTFRLIKTVLPAVKSAEWPEVLGNAQRTGAARLPGTGTLSLKWTANIGGNIWKSSPICAEGKIFVGTIDDEGNNHSYITALDAATGRLLWQFTAGNSIKHSMSYSEGSILATDAEGVTYALNAATGKVRWKHQGLQQSLPGYNSGGVAQHGVYYTGAGRNLQALDIRTGEVKWTNRDWTGGEGTPAAMALRNGQLITGSNWSHLYAHDAATGRVQWKRSDEGIRFRSGTPAFFDDKLYVHGINKLHVLEPATGKTIDSIPVAAELKTMTAPLVTAQYIITCTASGGMIAFDKHTKAQVWQFVPGEALFYTAPYTSPASATIESTPLLAGNSLLVGASDGFVYAVDLASGKMLRRIAVGAPVFADMAVYNGMLYVADFSGNVNAYTL; encoded by the coding sequence ATGAAAAAGATTTTGTTTGCTTTCCTGTCCTGTTGCTCCCTGCATACCGCCATGGCGCAAAGCTTTTCGGGAGCCGTATTCCTCGATGGCAACGCCAACGGCAAACAGGACGCTGCCGAAACCGGTCTTCCCGGCGTAAGGGTATCTGACGGCCTTTCTGTAACCATTACTGACAAAGCAGGCCGGTTCCGGCTGCCGGGACATGCACGCGCCCGTTTTGTATTTATCACTACGCCCGCCGGCTACCGTACCACGAAAGAATTTTATATCCCTGCAGACAGCAGCCGCACAGCCTATGAATTTGGCCTGCTGGCCAGCGGTAAAGCAGCAGGGGATAAAGCAAAGTTTGTCAGGCTGGCAGATACAGAAACCACACAGTTCAACAACTGGATGACGGAGGCTAAAGAATATGCCCGCAACGAAAACGCCGACTTCATGATCCATACCGGCGATATCTGCTACGAGAAAGGGATGGCCTTTCACGCACAGCATGTTAATACCCGCACCATGGGACTGCCGGTCTATTATTGTATCGGCAACCACGATCTTGTAAAAGGGCCTTATGGCGAAGCGTTGTATGAATCCCTGTTCGGACCGGTGTTTTATTCCTTTGAAGCGGGGCCTGCCCACTTTATTGTAACACCCATGCGTTATGGCGATTATCAGCCTTCGTATACGGCGGAAGACGTGGTGAAGTGGCTGAAGAACGACCTGGCGCATGCAGATCCGGCCAAACCGGTGATTGTGTTTAACCACGACCTCCTCACTTACGACACGCTGTTTGCCGTGCGTGCCGGCAATGACAGCATCAACCTGAACGAGCATAACCTGAAAGCCTGGATTTACGGTCACTGGCACATCAATTTCGCCCGTACCCATGGCAATACCGGCATCCGGTCGCTCTGTGCAGCCCCGCCGCCTGATGGCGGTATCGATAATTCCGCCTCCAACTTCGACGTGGTGGACATCGATAAAAACGGTATTTCGTTGGTGCAACGCCGTTATACCTATGTAGAAAACCAGCTCACGCTGGTATCGCCGGCGGCCAACGGGACCGCTTTTGATCAGGATAAGATGGTGGTGAGCGTGAATGCCTATCATACCGCTTCCCCGGTGAAGGCAGTGCGCTTCCGTATGTTCGATAAAAAAGGCAACCTGTTGAAGGAGCTGCCGTTGCAGCAGCGGACTGACTGGAACTGGGGCGCAGCCGCCGCGGTACCCGCCGCCGGTAAAAACGACGTATATACTGCCACGGTAGAGGCCACCCTCGGCACCGGCCGTATTCTTTTCACCCGCGATACTTTCCGGCTGATAAAAACAGTGTTACCTGCCGTTAAAAGCGCCGAATGGCCGGAGGTACTTGGGAACGCCCAACGTACAGGCGCTGCCCGCCTTCCCGGTACGGGAACACTGTCCCTGAAATGGACGGCCAACATCGGTGGTAACATCTGGAAGTCATCACCCATCTGTGCCGAAGGCAAAATATTTGTGGGCACCATCGACGACGAAGGCAATAACCATAGTTACATTACCGCGCTGGACGCGGCTACCGGCCGTTTGCTGTGGCAATTCACTGCGGGTAACTCTATCAAGCACAGCATGAGTTACAGCGAAGGGAGCATCCTGGCCACCGACGCAGAAGGCGTGACCTACGCGCTGAACGCGGCTACGGGGAAAGTACGCTGGAAGCACCAGGGACTCCAGCAGTCACTGCCCGGGTATAATTCCGGAGGCGTGGCACAGCACGGGGTTTATTACACCGGCGCCGGCCGTAACCTGCAGGCGCTGGATATCCGTACCGGCGAGGTGAAATGGACCAACCGCGACTGGACCGGCGGCGAAGGAACACCCGCGGCCATGGCCCTGCGTAACGGTCAGCTGATCACCGGTTCCAACTGGAGCCACCTCTATGCCCATGATGCGGCTACCGGCCGCGTACAATGGAAACGCAGCGATGAAGGTATCCGCTTCCGCAGCGGCACCCCTGCCTTCTTCGATGATAAATTATACGTGCACGGGATCAACAAACTGCACGTGCTGGAACCCGCTACCGGCAAAACGATCGACAGTATCCCGGTGGCCGCCGAGCTGAAAACCATGACGGCGCCACTGGTGACGGCACAATACATCATCACCTGTACCGCCTCCGGCGGGATGATCGCTTTCGATAAACACACCAAAGCGCAGGTATGGCAGTTTGTGCCGGGAGAAGCACTGTTTTATACCGCTCCCTACACCTCTCCGGCTTCCGCTACAATAGAGTCCACACCGCTGTTGGCTGGCAACAGCCTGCTGGTAGGGGCTTCCGACGGGTTTGTATATGCAGTGGACCTCGCTTCCGGGAAGATGCTGCGCCGTATTGCAGTGGGAGCGCCGGTATTTGCCGATATGGCTGTTTACAACGGGATGCTGTATGTGGCGGATTTTTCAGGTAATGTAAACGCCTATACGTTGTAA
- a CDS encoding RagB/SusD family nutrient uptake outer membrane protein has product MKNKRLIIPFLILGCAAVSCNKDFLQRMPQTEITPDAYFKTPGDLQTYINGLYDDNLSAPYEDNNSDNVSGNTGSEIDKLIHGTLDATTVGGWDTWKQLRNINYLLDNVHKTQGDAVEIKHYTGVARYFRARFYADMIARYSDVPFYGHVMSDIDPDMYKGRDPRANVADSVLADLQFAVDNIKADNKDNGTLVNKYTALALMSRYCLFEGTFRRYHPELKLQATADVWLKKAAWASAQIMASSRYDIYNTGKGGADYRALFASTTLANNKEMIQWRDYPQSLGKGNNTHSVLGWTWSLSQSLVYSYLMTDGTPFTSQPGYNKMDYTTTFKNRDPRLAETVAYPGFSTTQDNNPYIAKPNLGGYDQLKFYPRDPKQRQGWDANYTALPVYRYAEVLLNYAEAKAELLELSQADLDQSVNLLRRRVQMPDLSMVAANGNPDPVMSSQYNVTSANKGVILEIRRERRVEMACEGQRLNDINRWAAGSRLKEAPAGMYVAGMGGIDMTGDGVADIAILPNTTDTSSIAGLPADVRARLNRFYLVDKNGGQNNFYLENGNNGHILFTADRAGRTFTEPKFYYRPIPKQQLVLNNKLQQIMGW; this is encoded by the coding sequence TTACTTTAAGACACCGGGCGACCTGCAGACGTACATCAATGGGTTGTACGACGATAACCTGTCTGCCCCTTATGAAGACAACAACTCAGACAACGTTTCCGGCAACACCGGCAGCGAAATAGATAAACTGATACACGGCACCCTGGATGCAACCACCGTAGGCGGCTGGGACACCTGGAAGCAGCTGCGTAATATCAACTACCTGCTGGACAATGTGCATAAAACACAAGGTGACGCCGTTGAGATAAAGCACTATACCGGTGTGGCGCGTTATTTCCGTGCCCGCTTTTACGCGGACATGATCGCCCGTTATTCCGATGTGCCTTTCTATGGCCATGTGATGAGCGATATTGACCCCGATATGTATAAAGGGCGCGACCCCCGGGCCAACGTAGCGGATTCGGTACTGGCCGACCTGCAGTTTGCCGTGGATAACATTAAAGCGGACAATAAAGACAATGGCACGCTGGTGAACAAATACACCGCGTTGGCGCTGATGTCCCGCTATTGCCTGTTTGAAGGCACTTTCCGCCGCTATCACCCGGAACTGAAGCTGCAGGCTACTGCCGACGTATGGCTGAAAAAAGCGGCATGGGCTTCCGCGCAGATCATGGCCAGCAGCCGTTATGACATCTATAATACCGGTAAAGGCGGCGCCGATTACCGCGCGCTGTTTGCCAGCACCACCCTGGCCAATAATAAAGAGATGATCCAGTGGCGTGATTATCCGCAGAGCCTCGGCAAGGGTAACAATACCCACAGCGTACTGGGCTGGACATGGTCACTCAGCCAGAGCCTGGTGTACAGCTACCTGATGACAGACGGTACGCCGTTTACTTCCCAGCCGGGCTATAACAAGATGGATTACACCACCACCTTTAAAAACCGTGACCCGCGTCTGGCGGAAACCGTGGCCTATCCCGGTTTTAGCACCACGCAGGATAACAACCCCTATATCGCTAAGCCTAACCTCGGCGGCTACGATCAGCTGAAATTCTATCCCCGTGATCCGAAACAACGGCAGGGATGGGACGCTAACTATACTGCACTGCCGGTATACCGTTATGCAGAGGTATTGCTGAACTACGCCGAAGCGAAGGCCGAGTTGCTGGAGCTGTCACAGGCAGACCTGGACCAATCCGTGAACCTGCTGCGCCGCCGCGTGCAGATGCCGGACCTGAGCATGGTAGCCGCTAACGGCAACCCCGACCCGGTAATGAGCAGTCAGTATAACGTGACCAGCGCCAACAAAGGCGTGATCCTGGAGATCCGCCGCGAGCGCAGGGTGGAGATGGCCTGTGAAGGACAACGTCTCAACGATATTAACCGCTGGGCTGCCGGCTCACGCCTCAAAGAGGCCCCGGCTGGCATGTACGTGGCCGGCATGGGTGGCATCGATATGACCGGCGACGGTGTGGCGGATATCGCTATCCTGCCCAATACCACCGATACCTCTTCCATCGCCGGGCTGCCCGCAGATGTAAGAGCGCGTCTGAACCGTTTTTACCTGGTGGACAAAAACGGTGGTCAAAACAACTTCTACCTGGAGAATGGCAACAACGGTCATATCCTCTTTACGGCAGACCGCGCGGGACGTACTTTTACAGAACCTAAGTTTTACTATCGCCCGATCCCTAAACAGCAACTGGTACTGAATAACAAGTTGCAGCAGATCATGGGCTGGTAA